The following coding sequences are from one Leptolyngbya sp. NIES-3755 window:
- a CDS encoding XisI protein (similar to AA sequence:cyanobase_aa:PCC7424_4222), translating into MDTRTLEQEREIIEKVLTEYAAVPYANSPVQTVPVFDRQRDRYLLMNIGWEPDRYHHGCLIHIDIIDGKLWIQRDGTEDGIAVDLEAAGIPRERIVLGFKPPEVRPYTGYAVA; encoded by the coding sequence ATGGATACCAGAACCTTAGAGCAAGAGCGAGAGATTATCGAGAAAGTTCTAACCGAGTATGCAGCGGTTCCGTATGCGAATAGTCCAGTCCAAACAGTTCCGGTGTTCGATCGACAACGCGATCGCTATCTCTTGATGAACATCGGTTGGGAACCCGATCGATACCATCACGGTTGTCTCATTCACATCGACATCATCGACGGTAAACTCTGGATTCAACGCGATGGAACAGAAGACGGCATCGCAGTTGATTTGGAGGCTGCTGGAATTCCGAGAGAGCGAATCGTACTAGGCTTCAAGCCTCCAGAAGTTAGACCCTATACAGGATACGCGGTTGCCTGA
- a CDS encoding thiamine monophosphate kinase (similar to AA sequence:cyanobase_aa:LBDG_30360) — protein MLSELAEQLQRSLSLLQKQDIQTAAQALKWNKSGVRLGDDCAAIPDRDGYLLFAAEGMLPKFVEEEPWFAGWSAIMVNVSDVYAMGGTPIAVVDTLWSKSDQEVDLLWEGMNAASTAYNVPIVGGHTNCHSSYTALSVAILGRSKHLMTSFDAQPGDSLLIATDFRGEPHPKYPFWNAATKADPIQLRSNLSILPTLAAAGLCNAGKDISNGGIIGTLLMLLEASNCGAVLDLDLVPCPDSLTLDRWLVTFPSYGFLLSVYPDNAKMVQAHFRQQDLTCEVVGTVEAGSKLEMRSNGASIEFWDLSEQKLTGFSK, from the coding sequence ATGTTATCGGAACTAGCTGAACAACTTCAGCGATCGCTCAGTTTACTCCAGAAACAAGACATTCAGACGGCGGCTCAAGCGCTGAAATGGAATAAGTCTGGAGTGCGATTGGGCGATGATTGTGCAGCAATTCCCGATCGAGATGGTTATCTATTGTTCGCTGCCGAAGGAATGTTGCCGAAGTTTGTTGAAGAGGAGCCTTGGTTCGCAGGATGGTCTGCAATCATGGTGAATGTCAGTGATGTCTATGCGATGGGTGGAACGCCGATCGCGGTTGTCGATACGCTCTGGAGCAAGTCTGACCAAGAAGTCGATTTACTATGGGAGGGAATGAACGCTGCCTCTACTGCATACAATGTTCCGATCGTGGGAGGTCATACGAATTGTCATAGTTCCTACACCGCGCTTTCGGTTGCGATTTTAGGTCGATCGAAGCATTTAATGACTAGCTTTGATGCTCAACCTGGTGATTCATTGTTAATTGCAACCGATTTTCGGGGAGAACCACATCCGAAGTATCCATTCTGGAATGCTGCTACGAAAGCTGATCCGATTCAGCTACGATCGAACTTATCGATTTTGCCAACTTTAGCAGCAGCGGGATTATGCAATGCAGGTAAAGATATTAGCAATGGCGGCATTATTGGAACGTTGTTGATGTTACTGGAAGCCTCGAATTGTGGAGCAGTGTTGGATCTCGATCTCGTTCCTTGCCCCGATAGTTTAACGCTCGATCGCTGGCTTGTCACCTTTCCCAGTTATGGATTTTTACTGAGCGTCTATCCGGACAATGCCAAGATGGTTCAGGCACATTTTCGGCAGCAAGATCTTACTTGTGAAGTAGTCGGAACGGTTGAGGCGGGATCGAAATTGGAAATGCGATCGAATGGAGCATCGATCGAGTTTTGGGATTTGTCTGAACAGAAACTGACAGGCTTCTCAAAATGA
- a CDS encoding tryptophanyl-tRNA synthetase (similar to AA sequence:cyanobase_aa:LBDG_28740), whose amino-acid sequence MTKQRVLSGVQTTGNLHLGNYLGAIRNWVDGQNQYENYFFLADLHAITVPHDRTTLAENTYEVAALYLACGLDLEHTTIFVQSHVPAHTEFTWLLNCITPLNWLEDMIQFKEKRVKQGQDVGTGLLTYPVLMAADILLYEPDKVPVGEDQRQHLELTRDIVDRFNFKFATPDAPILKRPDALIPPDGARVMSLTDGTKKMSKSDPSELSRINLLDSPDVIQNKIKRCKTDPIRGLTFGDPERPECTNLLTLYMILSGKTKDEVAAECQEMGWGQFKPLFTETTIAALKPIQEKYHAIRADQGYLESVLRSGREKASEVANRTLTKAKKAMGYTLPT is encoded by the coding sequence ATGACTAAGCAGCGAGTCCTTTCTGGCGTTCAAACCACCGGAAATCTTCATCTCGGTAACTATCTAGGAGCCATTCGCAACTGGGTCGATGGACAGAACCAGTACGAAAACTATTTCTTTTTGGCTGACCTTCACGCGATTACCGTTCCGCACGATCGCACAACTTTAGCCGAAAATACGTATGAAGTCGCTGCGCTCTATCTCGCTTGTGGACTGGATTTGGAACATACGACGATTTTCGTACAGTCTCACGTTCCAGCCCATACAGAATTTACCTGGTTGCTGAATTGCATTACGCCGCTGAACTGGCTCGAAGACATGATCCAATTCAAGGAAAAACGGGTCAAACAGGGTCAGGATGTTGGAACTGGATTGCTAACGTATCCGGTATTAATGGCGGCGGATATTTTGCTGTATGAACCCGATAAAGTTCCAGTCGGTGAAGATCAGCGGCAACATTTGGAACTGACTCGCGATATTGTCGATCGCTTTAATTTCAAGTTCGCGACTCCCGATGCTCCAATTCTCAAACGTCCCGATGCGCTAATTCCTCCCGATGGCGCAAGAGTCATGAGTTTGACCGATGGCACAAAGAAAATGTCGAAATCTGATCCCTCTGAACTCAGCCGGATCAATTTGCTCGATTCGCCAGATGTAATTCAGAACAAAATCAAGCGCTGTAAGACCGATCCGATTCGCGGTTTGACCTTTGGTGATCCTGAACGTCCAGAATGTACCAATCTACTGACGCTTTATATGATTTTGTCAGGTAAAACGAAAGATGAAGTCGCTGCTGAATGTCAAGAGATGGGCTGGGGACAGTTCAAACCGCTATTCACGGAAACGACGATCGCGGCTCTCAAACCGATCCAGGAAAAATATCATGCGATTCGAGCCGACCAAGGTTATCTAGAATCGGTTCTACGATCGGGACGAGAAAAAGCCTCCGAAGTCGCGAATCGAACCCTGACCAAAGCGAAGAAAGCAATGGGATATACCTTACCCACCTAG
- a CDS encoding group 1 glycosyl transferase (similar to AA sequence:cyanobase_aa:LBDG_30350) has translation MKIALLTYSTKPRGSVIHTLELAEAIHHLGHSVTVFALDKDGKGFDYPLSCKVELVPAKPAPTEIDQLIYQRIQELVSYIEFQSYDCYHAQDCIAANALLILLKQGKIPHFVRTVHHIEEYSSPYLQQCQDRSIREASLCLCVSNQVQSELQQHYQINAPRVINGVNLNRFSPDGSSLNFEGSPLYLTIGGIEPRKNSIRLLQAFHQVRDRFPNARLIIAGGATLFDYQSYREEFFTIARALNLEEALILPGVLPDAELPALYRSADAFVFPSIKEGWGLVILEAIASGLPVITSNQAPFTEFLNDQQALLVDPTSVDAIAQALCSVFQSADSLRQHSRSILTQYSWETSAQHHLHHYQTLLYA, from the coding sequence ATGAAAATTGCACTCCTCACTTACTCTACAAAGCCGCGAGGCAGTGTCATTCATACCTTAGAACTTGCCGAAGCGATTCACCATCTAGGGCATTCTGTCACAGTATTTGCACTCGACAAAGATGGAAAAGGCTTTGATTATCCGCTGTCTTGTAAAGTCGAGCTAGTTCCTGCAAAACCCGCTCCTACTGAAATCGATCAATTAATCTATCAACGAATTCAAGAACTTGTTAGCTATATAGAATTTCAATCTTATGATTGTTACCATGCTCAAGATTGTATTGCTGCAAATGCACTACTGATACTACTAAAGCAAGGAAAAATCCCTCATTTTGTCCGAACCGTTCATCACATCGAAGAGTATAGCAGTCCCTATCTACAACAATGCCAAGATCGATCGATTCGTGAAGCGTCTCTCTGTTTGTGTGTGAGCAATCAAGTTCAATCTGAACTACAACAACACTATCAAATCAATGCCCCACGAGTGATCAACGGCGTGAATTTGAACCGATTCTCACCCGATGGCTCTTCTTTGAACTTCGAGGGTTCACCGCTTTATCTCACCATTGGCGGCATTGAACCGCGCAAAAACTCGATTCGACTATTACAAGCATTCCACCAAGTTCGCGATCGATTTCCGAATGCACGATTGATCATTGCAGGTGGCGCAACCTTGTTCGATTATCAATCGTATCGAGAAGAGTTTTTTACGATCGCTAGAGCACTAAACTTAGAAGAAGCCCTGATTCTACCTGGAGTTCTTCCTGATGCAGAACTTCCTGCCCTGTATCGAAGTGCAGATGCCTTTGTCTTTCCATCGATCAAAGAAGGATGGGGCTTAGTGATTCTCGAAGCGATCGCAAGCGGTTTGCCTGTGATTACGTCTAATCAAGCTCCATTTACTGAATTTTTGAACGATCAGCAAGCGCTTTTAGTCGATCCAACCTCAGTCGATGCGATCGCTCAAGCCCTGTGTTCCGTGTTCCAGTCTGCCGATTCGCTCCGCCAGCATAGTCGATCGATTCTCACCCAATACAGTTGGGAAACTTCTGCTCAACACCATCTCCACCACTATCAAACACTGCTCTATGCCTGA
- a CDS encoding hypothetical protein (similar to AA sequence:cyanobase_aa:LBDG_30340): MPEIRFQIRWSDGTQDSCYSPSLVVKEYFSPNTDYELADFVERSRTALKIASDRVEAKYGRPCGLALGQLHEIEEKSKQYAHLPNPKVRVVGFIE; the protein is encoded by the coding sequence ATGCCTGAAATTCGTTTCCAAATCCGCTGGTCTGATGGCACACAAGATTCGTGCTATTCGCCTTCACTGGTTGTGAAAGAGTACTTCAGTCCGAATACTGATTACGAACTAGCTGATTTTGTTGAGCGATCGAGAACCGCTTTGAAGATTGCCAGCGATCGAGTCGAAGCCAAATATGGTAGACCTTGCGGACTGGCTCTCGGTCAACTCCACGAAATTGAGGAAAAATCGAAACAATACGCCCATCTCCCAAATCCAAAAGTCCGCGTGGTCGGCTTTATCGAATGA
- a CDS encoding acetyltransferase (similar to AA sequence:cyanobase_aa:LBDG_30370) — MSYQFKLAKSHSEIEAYFELRRSIFTEEQQLFENDVDEIDNIAYPIIALHASKVVGVVRIYEVQPRIWYGGRLGTHADYRKGWKIGKGLIYKAVTTANTWGCDRFLATVQLQNVRFFQRLHWESQEELIICDRPHHRMEADLNFYPPGTEPRPVLQLKEAS; from the coding sequence ATGTCTTATCAGTTCAAGCTTGCAAAGTCTCACTCTGAAATTGAGGCGTATTTTGAATTACGTCGATCGATCTTTACGGAGGAACAACAACTCTTTGAAAATGATGTAGATGAAATCGATAACATTGCGTATCCGATCATTGCGCTGCACGCATCTAAAGTAGTGGGTGTAGTGCGAATCTACGAAGTTCAGCCGCGAATTTGGTACGGTGGACGACTGGGAACTCATGCGGACTATCGTAAGGGGTGGAAGATTGGGAAAGGATTGATCTACAAAGCGGTCACAACAGCAAATACTTGGGGATGTGATCGCTTTCTGGCAACGGTTCAACTCCAAAACGTGCGCTTCTTTCAGCGATTGCACTGGGAATCTCAGGAGGAATTGATCATCTGCGATCGACCTCATCATCGGATGGAAGCAGATTTGAACTTTTATCCACCCGGAACTGAGCCGCGTCCTGTCCTGCAACTGAAAGAGGCATCGTAA